AACGCCGCCTGCGCCGCCTCGGACTTGAAGGGGTACTTCGGGTTCAGACCGCTCTCGACCGGCAGGAACCCGGACGCCTCACACAGCGCCCGGTAGTGGGCCGGCTCGTACAGCCAGGACAGGAACTTCGTCGCGGCGGTGGCCGCGGCGCCGTTGTTGTTGAAGCCGACCGTCATGCCGCCGCTGTTGACGTCGCTGGCCTGCACCGGCTCGGCGGGCGTCGGGACGCTCGCCCAGTCGAACTTCTTGATGCTCTCCGCGAAGGCGGGAACCTGCCATACGCCGGACCAGTAGGCGACCACGTCACCGCTCTGGAACATGGCCGACGGGTCGGCGCCGCTGGTCCACACCGACTTCGGCATGGTCTTGTCGTCGTTCAGTCCGACGAAGTACTTGACGGCCTTCTTGGTCGCCGCGTCCACCGAGAACTTGCCGGAGGAGTCCGCGTGGACGTACTTCCCGCCCATCTCGTACACCATGGCGCGGAGCCGGGACGGCGACTGGTCGAACGTCAGGGAGTACTTGGCGCCGGTCTTCTCCCGGACCTTGTTCGCCGCCTTGATGAAGTCGGTCCAGGTCCAGGTCTTCTGGGGCGAGGCCGGGACCGCGACGCCTGCCTTCTTGAACAGCGTCTTGTTGATGAACAGGCCGGACGCGGTGACGTCCGAGGGGATGGACAGCACCTTCCCGGACGAGTCCTTGGCGAGGAAGTTGGCGTTGATGTTGTTGCTCTTGTTGTTGGCGATGGAGCTGAGGTCGAGCAGCTTGTTCGACCAGATCGGGTCCAGCGCCGGCACGGCCGCCACGTCGGGCAGAGAGTTCGCCTGCGCGGCGTTGTGCAGCTTCGTCGGGTAGCCGTCGTAGGGGATGTTGACGAGCTTGACGTTGACGCCGGTTTCCTTCTTGTACTGCGCAACCATCTTCTTCCAGCCCGCGTCCTGCCCCGGAACCGTGGAGATCCAGAACGTCAGCGACTTGGACGTACCGCCCGAGTCCGACCCCCCACCGCAGGCGGAGAGCAGCAGGGCTCCTGCCGTGGCCACGGCAGCGAGAGGAACCAGGCGGCGCAGACCGCCGCGGCCGAGTCGGCGAGAGCGCCGCACACCCACACTGGTCATCTTCAATCCCTTTTCGTCGTAGCGGAAGAAGCACGGCGCCAGCCGAGGCGGCACGGGTGCATTTTGCGGGAAATTTCGCTTTCCGGGGGCACGGCCTCGCCCGGCCGCGTCGCTCCTTGACGGGTGGGATCCCCGGCCATGAGGGCCGTCGTCGCACGAACACGCCCTCGTGCGGCTGCCGTACTTCGCGTACGGGCGGGAGGCTCACTCCGAGTCGGCGTCCCGGCCGACTTAGAAAGCGCTTGTCCGGACATTGGCAGACCGAGTCGGAAGCCGTCAATCCTTCGCCCGCGCTGCCTCGGTCACGGTTTGGACTCCCCGGGCGACCGCGAGCCGGGCGGCACCCACGACCGTACCCAGGTCCCCCACCGTGCTGCTGACCACTTCGGTGGGCCAGCTCAGCCGTGCCAGCTCGGCCCGCACACCGGGCAGGAGCTGCGGGTCCGCGCCGGTGCTGCCGCCCAGCACGATCATTCCCGGGTCCAGTACGGCGGTCACGGCGGCGGCGAGGCGGCCCACGTCCGTGGCATGGCGGCCGACGACGGCGCGGGCCGCGGCCCGGCCCTCCCCGGCGAGCGCGAAGAGACGCTCGGCGGTGCGGGGGCACGGCCCGTCGGCGTCCGGCCAGGCCTCGGCGGCCCGGCGCAGCAGCGAGCGGGCGCCGATGTACTCCTCCAGGGCCTCGTGGCGCGGCTCACGGCCGTCGTCCCACGGGTAGGGCAGCCGGGCCAGCTCTCCCGCGGCGCCGTTGGCTCCGCGCAGCACCCGGCCACCGACCACGATGCCGAGGCCGATGCCCACGCCGATGCGCAGATAGCCGAAGGTGTCCTGGCCGCGGGCGGCGCCCTCGTGCAGTTCCGCGAGCGCGGCGCAGTTGACGTTGTTCTCCAGCTGGACGGGAACGCCCGGCGGCAGCGCGACGGCCATGGCGTCGAAGACGGGGCCCGCCTTGGCCGTCGCCGGGCGCACGGCGGTGCCCTCCCGCTGCGCCGTGACGTCACCGACGGCCACCACGATGGTGCGCAGCGGAACGTCGGCGGACAGCGCGTCGAGGGCGTGGCGCACCACGTCGGCGGCCTCCTCCCGGGGACCGTCGGCCTGAGCGAGCAGGGTGCCGTCCAGGGCGCAGGCACGCACCCGGGTGAGAGCGGGGCCCAGGTCGACGGCGAGGACCGCGCCGGCGGCCGGTCCCAGGCGGTACACCGCGGCGGTGCGGCCCGTGCCGCTGGAAGCGGTGCCGGAGTGGGCGGCGAGCCCGGCGCTCTCCAGCTCCGCGACGGCCGAGGACACCGTCGGTTTGGACAGGCCCGCCAGGCTCGCGAGCTGCGGCCGGGTCGCCCTGCCCGCCCCCGCCAGCACGGCGAACACCGCGCTCGCGCTCTCGGTCAGGCGGGGCGCGTTCGCCACGTCGTGTTCCACAGTTCTCCCGCACAGGTCGACGGCCGCGCTCCCGGCCGGGTCGGCTCCGCGGGATGCGGCATGGGATGCCCTGGCGTCGCGGTTCCCGGCCCCGCGGCGGCCCGGTGGGACCGCTCGGTGGTCGAGTGCGCGATGCCTCTTGACACGCACCTTACTTCGTTAGTTAACTTCCTAACGAATGTCACGGTACTCGCCTGCCGTGCTCCGCCAGAAGCCCGTCCCGGGGCTTCCCTAGTTCTTCAACTCCCCTGTCTTCAGGCACGGTTCGCCCGCCGTCGCAGCACCATGCAACGACGTAAAGAGGATCCGTGCAGGACACCCCTTTCTCGCACCCGCTTGTCGTGGGTATCGACGTGGGCGGCACCAAGACGCAATTGCGCGCCTTCGCGGGCGACACCCGCGTCGCCGATCATGTCCGCCCCAGCAGCGGCTGGCGGCCGCACGACCCCGTGGCCGCCGCCGGCTGGCTGGCGGCGCTGGTCGCCGAGGCACTGCCGGCGGGCGCACGCCCGTCCGCCGTCGCCGTGGGCGGCCACGCCTGCGAGACCCCTCGCCAGTGCACCCAGATCCGCACCGCCCTGCACCTGCACTTCGACGCGCCCGCACTCGTCGTGGGGGACGCCGAACTGCTGGTGCCCGCCGCCGGGTTGCAGACGGGCGTCGGCCTGGTCGCCGGCACCGGTTCCGTCGCTGTCGGCCGCCTCCGCGACGGCAGTCCCGTCCAGGTCGGCGGCTGGGGCGCGATGCTCGGCGACGAGGGCGGTTCTGCCGGTCTCGTCCGCGAGGCGGTCCGGGCCGTCTGGGCGGCGCACGACCGCGGGGAGGAACCCGACGCGCTCGCCAAGGGCCTTCTCACCGCGTTCGACGTCGACGAAGTACCGGCGCTCGGCGCGGCGCTGGAGCGGGCCACGGACGTCTCCGCGCAGTGGGGCCGGCACGCGCCGGCCGTGTTCGCCGCCGCCGAGGCGGGCTCGCCGCTCGCACGCACGGTGATCAACGACGGCGGCCGCTCACTGGCCGCGCTCGTCGCACGGCTCGCCGCCCGTGGGGTGGCGGTCGACGACGTCGTGATCGCGGGCAGCACCGTCCTCGCCCAATCCGCCCTGTACGACGCCTTCGTGACGTCCCTGGCCGCGAGCGTGCCCGGGGCCCGGCCGCGTCCCCTCGACGGGGCGCCGGTCGACGGAGCGGTGGCGATGGCCCGTTCACTCGTATGACATGCGGGCGACGCCGGAGCCTCCCCGGTCCGACACGACTCGCCCGTAGATCTTCGCTCGTACGGCTTTGGAAAGCGCATTCGACGCATGCGTCACGTGCCGCACCGTGAGCCGCAATCGATCGCACCACCTCCCCCGGCCGCAGGGCCGACGAACTCAAGAGAGGCAGACGCATGCCGTCTTCAGCCGGGCACCACTCCCCCGCGTCGGTCCGTGAACGAGCCGTGAACCGAAGGGGGTTCCTCAGGACGTCTCTGGGCGCCTCGGCCGGTGTGCTGGCCGCGCCCACCTTCGTGACGTGGCTGGCCGCCGCGGACGCGAAGGCCGCCACCGCCCCGGCCGCGTTCGTCGACGACTACAAGACGAACGTCATGGCCAACCAGACGCCCGAGACCAACGCGGTGGTCCGCATTCTCGGCGGCATGAGCAAGGTGTGGAAGACCGGGGCCGACTGGAACACGGGCACCCCGCTGATGCCCGAGGTGCTGCGCGCCAACATGCGCTACTGCGCCCGGATCACCGCCGCCCGCACCGAGGCACAGGCACGCGAGGCGTTCATCTACGACCGCCAGCACCAGAGTTACGCGGTCATCGCAGGCCTCGGCCCGCTCGCCGACCTCTACAGGACGGGCGCCAAGGCGGTCACGTCGATCACCAGCGCCCCCGACGGCACGCCCGCCGCCAAGATCGACGACGCGGTGCCGGCCGGCGCTCCGGCCGGGTCCGCCCTCGGCGCGGGCGCCCACGACTCGGCGCTCGGCAAGGTGGCCGAGCTGGTCGACACGGTGCGCGGCAACTTCGCCTCCGGCAACCCGGCCAAGTACACCTACCGCTACCCGCGCCCGTGGCGCATGAACGAGGACAGCGAGGTCGTCGACACCGGCACGACCGACGCGCTCGGCTTCCCCGTCTACGACTCCGAGGTGGTCGTCGCCCCGCAGTTGCTGCGCCAGCGCTCCACATCGCCGGTCGACGACGGCGGCTACCCCAGCGGTCACACCAACGCCTTCCACCTGGCCGGGCTGGCGCTCGCGTACGCGGTGCCCGAGCGGTTCCAGGAGCTGGTGGCGCGCGCCTACGAGCTCAGCCACACCCGGATCGTCGCGGGCATGCACTCCACCGTCGACGTCCTCAGCGGCCGCATCATGGCCACCGCCCTGACCGCCGCCACGCTCGCCGACCCCGCGAACGCGGACCTCAAGGCCGCGGCCCGCGCCCAGGCCCTCACCTATTTCAAGGAGCAGACCGGCACCACGGCCGACACGCTGTACGCCTACGCGCACTCCGCCGGCGTCGACACGGACCCGTACGCCGACCGGGCCGCCAACGCCCGCGCGCTCGAGCCCCGGCTGACGTACGTCCTGACCCGGCACGGCCGCAGCGAGGACCTGACCGTGCCCAGGGGCGCCGAGGTCCTGCTGGAGACTCGGCTCCCCTACCTCGACGCGGCCCAGCGCCGCGAGGTGCTCCGCACGACCGCCCTGCCGTCCGGGTACGTGCTGCTCGACGGCCCGGAGCAGTGGGGGCGGCTCAATCTGTTCGCCGCCGCCGACGGGTACGGCGCCTTCGACTCCGACGTGTACGTGACCATGAACGCCGCCGACGGAGGCTTCGGCGCGGCCGACTCCTGGCGCAACGACATCTCCGGCTGCGGCGGTCTGGTCAAGCGCGGCAGCGGTGCGCTGACCCTGACGGGAGCCAACCGCCACACGGGCGGCACGGTCGTGGAGGAGGGGTCGTTGACCGCCGGTTCCGCGCAGGCGCTGGGCCACGGCGACGTCCGCGTGCAGGGCGGCCTGCTGCGGGCGACTGCGGCGGTGCGGGTGCGCGGCGCCTACACGCAGGCGTCCGGCGCGACTCTTGAGGTGACACTCGGCGCGGGCTGCGCGGCCCCGCTGACGGTGGACCAGCGGGTGCTGCTGAGCCGCGCCAGCGTGCTCTCGCTGCGGCTGGACACCGAGCGTCCGCCGGCCGCGGGCAGCGTGGTCCCGGTGATCCGGACGCGTTCGCTGCGCGGGCAGTTCGGAAGCGTCGTGGTGCAGGCCGAGGGCTATCGGGCGGTGCCCGTGTACACGGCCGGGGGGCTTGCCGTACGACTGCTGAAGCGGTGACCTCGCCGGTCGCCATCGCCTGAGTGCTGAGCGGCGGTCGCGCGTCGGGTCTTGCGCGCGGCCGCCGCACCGCCGATTCAACGGCCGCCGCGTGGCGATGTCACACTTCGGCCGCTCGGTCCCTCTTGGATGCGGACACTCTTATGCACTGAGTGCCGACCCTTACAGGAGGCCGTCATGAACGAGATCGAGCTGTCGGGCGGGACCATCGAGTACACGGACACCGGCGGCGACGGCCCTGTCCTCGTGCTCCTGCACGGCTTCATGATGGACGCCTCCCTGTGGGACGAGACGATCGCCGGGCTGTCCGCCGACCACCGCTGCGTGGCGCCGACGCTGCCCCTGGGCGCGCACCGTCTCGGGATGCGGGCCGACGCCGACCTGTCGCTGCCCGGGGTGGCCCGCCTGGTCGCGGAGTTCCTGGAACGGCTCGATCTGCGCGACGTCACGCTCGTCGGCAACGACACGGGCGGAGCGCTGGTCCAGCTGCTCATGGCCGAGGGAGCGGCACGGGTGGGGTCGGTCGTACTCGTCTCCTGCGACGCCTTCGACAACTTCCCGCCGGGACTGACCGGCAGGACGCTCGTGCTCACCGGCAGGCTCTCGCCGCGGATGTTCGGGCTGTTCATGCAGCAGATGCGGCTACGACCGCTGCGGCGGCTCCCGATCGCGTTCGGATGGCTGACCAAGCGGGGCGACGCCGCCACCGCCCGCTGGATCCGGCCGGTCCTGCGGCGGCAGGACATCCGCCGCGACACCGTGCGCGTCCTGCGAGCGGCGGCCGCGGACACCGGCCTGCTGCTCACCGCTGCCGAACGCCTGCCCGATTTCGACCGGCCCGCCCTCGTCGTCTGGGCCACCGGTGACAGGGTGATGCCGCCCGAGCACGGCCGGCGTCTGGCCGCGCTCCTTCCGCAGGCCCGGCTGGTCGAGGTGGCGGACACCCGCACCCTCGTGCCCCTGGACCAGCCCGCGGAACTCGCGCGTGCCGTGCGGGAGTTCACCCGCGCCCCGCACGTCACCTGAGGCCAATGTCCGAGAGCTGCGCTACGTTTCCCCCATGACGCAATTCGTACTGGTGGCAGGTGCATGGCTCGGAGCGTGGGCGTGGGACGAGGTGGTGCCCGAGCTGCGTGCGGCCGGGCACGGCGTCCACCCCCTGACGCTGTCGGGTGTCGCCGACAGACAGGACGAACCGGTCGGGACGCAGACCCATGTGCAGGACATCGTCGGCGAGGTCGAGCGCCTCGATCTGCACGACGTGGTCCTGGTCGGGCACAGCTACTCGGGCATTCCGGTCGGCCAGGCCGCCGCCCGCCTCGGCGACCGGCTGGCACATGTGGTGTACGTGGACGCCAATCTGCCGACCGACGGCGAGTCGTTCGTCTCCACCTGGTGGCAGGGCGCGGAGAGACTGCAGGCCGTGCTCGACGAGAACGACGGGTGCTGGCCGCCGCTGACCGCCGCCGAGTACGACGGGCAGGGCCTGTCCGACGAGCAGATCTCGCGGATCGCGGGCGGCTCGACCCCGCAGCCGGGCGCCACCCTGTCCGACCCGGCCGTGCTGAAGCGACCGCTCGACGAGCTCCCCACCACGTACATCAAGTGCCTGCTCGACGGCGACGAGCCGAACGACGACGCGGCCGAGCTGCTCAGGAGCAAGCAGTGGCAG
Above is a genomic segment from Streptomyces sp. R21 containing:
- a CDS encoding extracellular solute-binding protein, which translates into the protein MTSVGVRRSRRLGRGGLRRLVPLAAVATAGALLLSACGGGSDSGGTSKSLTFWISTVPGQDAGWKKMVAQYKKETGVNVKLVNIPYDGYPTKLHNAAQANSLPDVAAVPALDPIWSNKLLDLSSIANNKSNNINANFLAKDSSGKVLSIPSDVTASGLFINKTLFKKAGVAVPASPQKTWTWTDFIKAANKVREKTGAKYSLTFDQSPSRLRAMVYEMGGKYVHADSSGKFSVDAATKKAVKYFVGLNDDKTMPKSVWTSGADPSAMFQSGDVVAYWSGVWQVPAFAESIKKFDWASVPTPAEPVQASDVNSGGMTVGFNNNGAAATAATKFLSWLYEPAHYRALCEASGFLPVESGLNPKYPFKSEAAQAAFKLYNESIPLYAPISGYFNGAQTNWVLKGKSLTEDPTKTELGKAINGQQSADKALENIVAGYNQQVGGGS
- a CDS encoding ROK family transcriptional regulator — encoded protein: MANAPRLTESASAVFAVLAGAGRATRPQLASLAGLSKPTVSSAVAELESAGLAAHSGTASSGTGRTAAVYRLGPAAGAVLAVDLGPALTRVRACALDGTLLAQADGPREEAADVVRHALDALSADVPLRTIVVAVGDVTAQREGTAVRPATAKAGPVFDAMAVALPPGVPVQLENNVNCAALAELHEGAARGQDTFGYLRIGVGIGLGIVVGGRVLRGANGAAGELARLPYPWDDGREPRHEALEEYIGARSLLRRAAEAWPDADGPCPRTAERLFALAGEGRAAARAVVGRHATDVGRLAAAVTAVLDPGMIVLGGSTGADPQLLPGVRAELARLSWPTEVVSSTVGDLGTVVGAARLAVARGVQTVTEAARAKD
- a CDS encoding N-acetylglucosamine kinase yields the protein MQDTPFSHPLVVGIDVGGTKTQLRAFAGDTRVADHVRPSSGWRPHDPVAAAGWLAALVAEALPAGARPSAVAVGGHACETPRQCTQIRTALHLHFDAPALVVGDAELLVPAAGLQTGVGLVAGTGSVAVGRLRDGSPVQVGGWGAMLGDEGGSAGLVREAVRAVWAAHDRGEEPDALAKGLLTAFDVDEVPALGAALERATDVSAQWGRHAPAVFAAAEAGSPLARTVINDGGRSLAALVARLAARGVAVDDVVIAGSTVLAQSALYDAFVTSLAASVPGARPRPLDGAPVDGAVAMARSLV
- a CDS encoding phosphatase PAP2 family protein: MPSSAGHHSPASVRERAVNRRGFLRTSLGASAGVLAAPTFVTWLAAADAKAATAPAAFVDDYKTNVMANQTPETNAVVRILGGMSKVWKTGADWNTGTPLMPEVLRANMRYCARITAARTEAQAREAFIYDRQHQSYAVIAGLGPLADLYRTGAKAVTSITSAPDGTPAAKIDDAVPAGAPAGSALGAGAHDSALGKVAELVDTVRGNFASGNPAKYTYRYPRPWRMNEDSEVVDTGTTDALGFPVYDSEVVVAPQLLRQRSTSPVDDGGYPSGHTNAFHLAGLALAYAVPERFQELVARAYELSHTRIVAGMHSTVDVLSGRIMATALTAATLADPANADLKAAARAQALTYFKEQTGTTADTLYAYAHSAGVDTDPYADRAANARALEPRLTYVLTRHGRSEDLTVPRGAEVLLETRLPYLDAAQRREVLRTTALPSGYVLLDGPEQWGRLNLFAAADGYGAFDSDVYVTMNAADGGFGAADSWRNDISGCGGLVKRGSGALTLTGANRHTGGTVVEEGSLTAGSAQALGHGDVRVQGGLLRATAAVRVRGAYTQASGATLEVTLGAGCAAPLTVDQRVLLSRASVLSLRLDTERPPAAGSVVPVIRTRSLRGQFGSVVVQAEGYRAVPVYTAGGLAVRLLKR
- a CDS encoding alpha/beta fold hydrolase; protein product: MNEIELSGGTIEYTDTGGDGPVLVLLHGFMMDASLWDETIAGLSADHRCVAPTLPLGAHRLGMRADADLSLPGVARLVAEFLERLDLRDVTLVGNDTGGALVQLLMAEGAARVGSVVLVSCDAFDNFPPGLTGRTLVLTGRLSPRMFGLFMQQMRLRPLRRLPIAFGWLTKRGDAATARWIRPVLRRQDIRRDTVRVLRAAAADTGLLLTAAERLPDFDRPALVVWATGDRVMPPEHGRRLAALLPQARLVEVADTRTLVPLDQPAELARAVREFTRAPHVT
- a CDS encoding alpha/beta fold hydrolase; translation: MTQFVLVAGAWLGAWAWDEVVPELRAAGHGVHPLTLSGVADRQDEPVGTQTHVQDIVGEVERLDLHDVVLVGHSYSGIPVGQAAARLGDRLAHVVYVDANLPTDGESFVSTWWQGAERLQAVLDENDGCWPPLTAAEYDGQGLSDEQISRIAGGSTPQPGATLSDPAVLKRPLDELPTTYIKCLLDGDEPNDDAAELLRSKQWQLVEMDTGHWPMFSQPHELARILLRSATH